A DNA window from Haladaptatus cibarius D43 contains the following coding sequences:
- a CDS encoding SprT-like domain-containing protein — MEPTTRDELLSGAESYAETVPIEVELSNIDWECSERAVRRAGVCIYDRQTEAITIRLTWSAYRAFGWEEFTGTIRHELVHAWEFQQFGESGHGTRFAEKAKELDAPRHCRTFSEARLRLRCSSCDWDARRYRASKAVKNPAKRRCGDCGSRYRVEHSESGRCWRTHAGYLVARRKLGDEW, encoded by the coding sequence ATGGAACCGACGACGCGCGACGAACTGCTCTCGGGCGCAGAGAGCTACGCGGAGACGGTTCCAATCGAGGTCGAACTGTCAAACATCGACTGGGAGTGTTCGGAGCGCGCGGTGCGTCGTGCAGGCGTCTGCATCTACGACCGCCAAACCGAAGCCATCACGATTCGACTGACATGGAGCGCCTACCGCGCCTTCGGGTGGGAGGAGTTCACCGGGACGATTCGGCACGAACTGGTACATGCGTGGGAGTTCCAGCAGTTCGGCGAATCGGGGCATGGAACGCGATTTGCAGAAAAAGCGAAAGAGTTGGACGCACCGCGACACTGCCGGACGTTTTCGGAGGCTCGACTCCGATTGCGGTGTTCGTCCTGTGACTGGGATGCACGCCGGTATCGCGCATCGAAGGCGGTGAAAAACCCGGCAAAGCGACGGTGCGGAGACTGTGGTTCTCGCTATCGAGTCGAACACTCAGAAAGCGGGCGATGCTGGCGAACCCACGCGGGGTATCTGGTCGCGCGCAGGAAACTCGGCGACGAGTGGTGA
- a CDS encoding DUF6653 family protein — translation MTDIGEQPTQSFWGRRSNPKSDWTRVLSFPVLLISLYRHDWKLLGLTVLFVVVNPVLFPKPDPEEVGDSWMYKGVLGEQFWLVHGDKSGYPDVLNRLNVPIFLYGLYSAYRQNPRRTAICTALSAGLKFWFVSEMVRYYEANQAAEAA, via the coding sequence ATGACAGACATAGGGGAGCAACCGACGCAATCGTTCTGGGGACGCCGCTCCAACCCGAAAAGCGACTGGACGCGGGTGCTGTCCTTTCCTGTCTTGCTGATTTCGCTGTATCGCCACGACTGGAAACTACTGGGTCTAACGGTGCTGTTCGTCGTCGTCAACCCTGTTCTGTTTCCGAAACCCGATCCCGAGGAAGTCGGAGATAGCTGGATGTACAAGGGTGTTCTCGGCGAACAGTTTTGGCTCGTCCACGGGGATAAATCGGGCTATCCGGACGTGCTGAACAGGCTCAACGTTCCGATTTTCCTGTATGGGTTGTATTCTGCGTATCGGCAAAACCCACGAAGAACGGCGATTTGTACCGCCCTCTCCGCTGGACTCAAATTCTGGTTCGTCAGCGAGATGGTGCGATACTACGAGGCAAATCAGGCGGCAGAAGCCGCCTGA
- a CDS encoding aldo/keto reductase, which yields MVLENESDTFDIGGELTVHRLGYGAMRLTGENIIGRPDNEEEARRVLHEAISLGVNFIDTADSYGPCVSERLIGDALHPYPDTLVVATKGGLLRNDEGDWLPNGDPDYLRNAILGSLDRLGTDSIDLYQLHRPDPDVEFSDSVHALAELKDEGKIDHVGLSNVDVDQLETARDIVEVATVQNQYNVANREHEEVLSTCEDAGIGFIPWYPLGAGDLGDEADALREIANDHDASQRQIALAWLLHHSPVTLPIPGTSSVDHLHSNVKSASIDLSSDEMERLD from the coding sequence ATGGTACTCGAAAACGAAAGCGACACGTTCGACATCGGTGGCGAGCTGACCGTCCACCGACTGGGCTACGGCGCGATGCGACTCACTGGCGAGAACATCATCGGTAGGCCCGACAACGAAGAGGAAGCACGTCGCGTCCTCCACGAGGCGATTTCCCTCGGCGTGAATTTCATCGACACGGCGGACTCCTACGGCCCGTGTGTCAGCGAGCGACTCATCGGGGACGCTCTCCATCCGTACCCCGATACTCTGGTCGTTGCGACGAAAGGCGGCCTCCTGCGGAACGACGAAGGAGATTGGCTTCCGAACGGCGACCCGGACTACCTCAGAAACGCGATTTTGGGAAGTCTCGACCGTCTCGGAACCGACAGCATCGACCTGTATCAACTCCACCGCCCTGACCCGGACGTGGAGTTTTCGGATTCGGTACACGCCCTCGCGGAACTCAAAGACGAGGGGAAAATCGACCACGTCGGGCTAAGCAACGTGGACGTAGACCAACTCGAAACGGCTCGCGACATCGTCGAGGTTGCGACGGTGCAGAACCAGTACAACGTGGCCAACCGGGAACACGAGGAAGTCCTCTCGACCTGCGAGGACGCCGGAATCGGGTTCATCCCGTGGTACCCGCTCGGTGCTGGTGACTTGGGCGACGAAGCCGACGCGCTGCGCGAGATTGCGAACGACCACGACGCCTCACAGCGGCAAATCGCGCTCGCGTGGTTGCTTCACCATTCGCCCGTCACGCTCCCGATTCCCGGCACGTCGAGCGTTGACCACCTTCACTCGAACGTCAAATCTGCTTCCATCGACCTCTCGTCTGACGAGATGGAGCGACTGGATTGA
- a CDS encoding DUF6789 family protein, with protein sequence MSQEVAGFDDESGLPPAVWEALQTVKAGIVSTGLMLFIFAIAEAETGFKLGVPAAVTEFVGMPGQLLLGFAVFVFAGVVVWPLLFAAIDDNLRMIPAGEDAGIRGIVFALVLWGAFLLLGSAGLQLAGPFFVLYLVFTLLAHLAYGYSLGILYARFTHQPTTH encoded by the coding sequence ATGTCACAAGAAGTTGCGGGATTCGACGACGAATCCGGCCTCCCACCTGCCGTTTGGGAGGCGCTTCAGACCGTCAAGGCGGGTATCGTAAGCACCGGCCTGATGTTGTTTATCTTCGCCATTGCCGAAGCGGAAACCGGATTCAAACTTGGCGTTCCCGCTGCTGTTACGGAGTTTGTCGGCATGCCTGGTCAACTGCTTCTCGGATTCGCGGTGTTCGTTTTCGCGGGCGTCGTCGTATGGCCCCTGCTGTTCGCAGCGATAGACGATAATCTTCGGATGATTCCCGCCGGAGAGGATGCCGGAATCCGCGGTATCGTCTTCGCGCTGGTTCTCTGGGGTGCGTTCCTCCTGTTGGGTTCGGCAGGCTTGCAACTCGCAGGGCCGTTTTTCGTCCTCTATCTGGTTTTTACTCTGCTCGCCCATCTCGCGTATGGCTACTCTCTTGGAATTTTGTACGCGCGATTTACGCATCAGCCGACGACGCACTGA